The sequence TTCACTGCGAAGGCCGAGCTCACGCCCAAGCAGGTCGAGGTGCTCATGACCGGCGGGATGCTGAACTACGTGCGTTCGCGAGCCTGACACCCTAACGGCCCGAGGTCCTCACGGCGCGGGGCTCCGCCCCTGCGGGGAGCGCACACATCTGACTTGGCGATAGAACCGAAAAAAGGGACGGGAGCGGGCCCTCTGGTGGCCTACCCCGTCCCCTCTTCTTTGTGCCAGAGCTATTCCTCGACGACCCTGGTGAGATGCCGCAGTAAGGCCTCGGCGGCCGCGCGACTCATCCCCGGCACCGCCGCCAGTTCCTCGACCGAAGCCCGTGCCATCTCCTGCACCGAAGTGAAGCGCTTGAGTAGCGCCGTCCGTCGTGCCGGGCCAATGCCGGGCACCTCATCCAGCGCCGACCGGGTCATCTGCGCGTCCCGCAGGCCCCGGTGATGAGTGATGGCGAACCGGTGGGCCTCGTCACGCAGACGCTGCAGCAGGAACCGCGCCGTCTGGTGGTCGGTCATCTCCACGGGCTCTGAGCGCCCGGGGACGAAGACCTCCTCCTCCTGCTTGGCGAGAGACGCCACAGGAAGGTCGCCCAGACCGAGTTCCTCCAGGACCTCGACAGCTACGTTCAGCTGGCCCTTGCCTCCGTCAACCATCAGCAGGTCCGGAAGCGGGGTGAACTTGGGATCGCCGGCGAGACCGTTGCGCAGCCGCCGCCGGAGCATCTCCCCCATCATGGCGTAGTCGTCGGGCTTGCCCTGCTGGAGACGGATTCGATAGCGGCGATAGGAGCGCTTGTCAGGGAGTCCGTCGCTGAAGGTGACCTGCGAGCCGGTCGAGTCGCGACCCTGGGTCGTCGAGATGTCGTAGCACTCAATTCGCCGCGGCGGAGCTTCCATCCCCAGGGCCTCGGCCAGGTCACCCAGAGCCTGCTGAATGGCGCGATGTTGCTCCGCGCGACTCTTGGCGACGGCAGCCAGGCCCACCTGTGCGTTTTTGGTGGCCAGCTCAGTGAGCTTGCGCTTCTCCCCTCGCTGGGGCCGATGCAGGCGAACGTTTGCACCCCGCGCCTCGGTGAGCAACTCGGCCCAGGCGTCCATGTCCTCGACTTCCTCGGAGAGCAGCACCTCCGCCGGGACATGGGTCGCCCGCGAGTACTGCTGCACGAGGAAGGCGTCGAGGACCTCACTCAGCGTGCGCCCGGACACGTGCCCGAAGACGTACTGGTCCTGCTTGACCAGGCGGCCTCCGCGCACCTGGAACAGCACCACCAGGGACCGGTCGCCGTCGATGGCGGCAGCGATCACGTCCTGATCGCGGTTCTCGGTGGCCACCATGACCTGCTCCTCGGTGGCCCGATGGACGGCCTTGAGCTTGTCGCGCAGCTTTGCGGCCCGCTCGAACTCCAGGTTCGCAGCCGCCGCCTTCATCTGCGCCTCAAGGTCCCGGGCGATCTCCCCGGAGCGTCCCTCAAGGAAGCGTGTCGTCTCGCGGACAGCCTCGTCGTAGGCCTCCGGAGTCACGTCCTCTCTCCCACGACAGGGCCCCAGACAGCGGCCGATGTGGAAGTTGAGGCAAGGCTTCCCGTTCAGCGTCCCGTCGAGGTTCCGCCGGCAGCTCCGCAGGCCAAAGAGCTGCGGTACCAGTCGCAGGATTCGCCACATCGAGTTCGCGTCAGGGTAGGGCCCGAAGATGCGTCCGGGATCGGGACGGTACACCTCATGGCGCTTCGGATCGTGAAAGCGCGGATTGCGCCGCTGGTCGCCGGGAAGGTGGGCGTTCCGCGGCAAGTCGCGAAGGACCATCAGCCGCGGGTAGAGGTCGTCGGTGAGCTTGAGGTAGGGGTAGCTCTTGTCGTCGGTGAGCCGGATGTTGTACTTCGGCCGGTGCTCCTTGATGAGGTTGGCCTCAAGGATGAAGGCCTCCAACTCGGAATCCGTGACCGTGTACTCGAAGTCGACTGCGTTCGCGTAGAGCTGCTCCGTCCAGCCATACTGCGCGGCGTTCTCACGGAAGTGCTGGCGCAGCCGCTTGCGCAGGCTCCGCGCCTTCCCCACGTAGATGATCTCGCCCTCGGCGTCCCGCATCAGGTAGGCGCCGGGCAGGTCAGGCACTAACGGTAGCTTCTTCTGGATGGTCTCAGTCGGTTCGGGCACGGCCTATCCTTCCACCAGGGTCTTGAGCTCTCTGATCTCGTCGCGCAACTGGGCCGCGCGCTCGAACTCCAGATTCTCCGCAGCCTCCGCCATCTCCGTCTCCAGCGCGACGATGATCGAGGTCAGGTCTTCCTTCTCGAGGCCGCCGGCGAGGTCATCCGGAGCGACCGCAGCCACGGCGCGCTTTGTCTGCTCCTGCGTGGCACGAAGGGTGTCGCGAACGGCCTTGCGGACGCCCTGCGGGGTGATCCCATGGGCCTCATTGTAGGCGACCTGCTTCTTGCGGCGGCGATCCGACTCGCCAATCGCAGCCTTCATGGAACGGGTCATCTCGTCGGCATACATGATGACCCGGCCGTCGAGATGACGCGCAGCGCGGCCCATTATCTGGATCAGCGAGGTCTCGGAACGCAGGAAGCCCTCGCGGTCTGCATCGAGGATCGCCACCAGTGAAACCTCGGGCAGGTCAAGGCCCTCACGCAGGAGGTTGATGCCGACGAGCACGTCATACTCGCCAAGGCGCAGGTCGCGCAGCAGCTCATGGCGATCGAGGGTATCCACTTCGCTGTGAAGGTAATGCACGCGGATCCCGATCTCCGCGAGGTAGTCGGTGAGGTCCTCGGCCATGCGTTTCGTCAGGGTGGTCACCAGTATCCGCTGGTCGAGGGCGATTCGCTTACGGATCTCGGCGATGAGGTCGTCGACCTGGCCCTGAGTCGGGCGGACTTCGACCGGCGGGTCGACAAGCCCTGTGGGGCGCACGATGAGCTCGGCGATCCCCGACGCATGGCTCAGCTCATAGGGTCCGGGCGTTGCCGAGGTGTAGATGACGCGGTTGATGCGCTGCTCCCACTCATCGAAGGTGAGCGGCCGGTTGTCGTAGGCTGAGGGTAGCCGGAAGCCGAACTTGACCAGGCTGTCCTTGCGCGACCGGTCGCCCTGAAGCATCGCGCGTATCTGCGGGATCGTCTGGTGCGACTCGTCGACGACCATCAGGTAGTCACTCGGGAAGTAGTCCAGCAAGGTGTAGGGTGGCTGCCCCGCCTGGCGACCGTCGAAGTGGCGCGAGTAGTTCTCAATGCCGTTGCAGTAGCCGATCTCGCGGATCATCTCGAGGTCGTACCTGGTTCGCTGCTCCAGCCGCTGGGCCTCCAGCACACGGCCCTGGGAGTGGAAGGACTCCAGGCGCTGCTCGAGCTCCTCCTCGATGGACACCAGCGCCGCGTCGATCCGTGCCCGCGAGGCGACGTAGTGCGACGCCGGGAAGACGATCAGCGCCTGCTTCTCCTCCATCAGCTCGCCGGTCACAGGGTCCAGAACGACGATTCGATCGATCTCGTCGCCGAAGAGCTCGATGCGTGTGATGGCGTCCTCATCCATCGCGTGGACCTCGACGACATCACCGCGCACGCGGAAGGTCCCTCGCTCCAGCGCAAGGTCATTCCGCGTGAACTGCATGCTCACAAGTTGCTTGAGGATTGCATCACGGTCGAGGTGGTCGCCACGCTTCAGGCGGAGTGTGATCTCCTCGTACTGGTCTGGCGACCCGAGGCCGAAGATGCAGGAGACCGAGGCGACCACCACCACGTCGCGCCGGGTCATGACCGCCTGTGTCGCAGAATGGCGCAGGCGGTCGATCTCCTCATTGATCTGCGAGTCCTTCTCGATGTAGGTGTCTGTCTGCGGCAGGTAGGCCTCGGGCTGGTAGTAGTCGTAGTAGCTGACGAAGTACTCGACGGCGTTGTTGGGGAAGAAGTCGCGGAACTCGGAGCAGAGCTGGCCGGCGAGCGTCTTGTTGTGGGCTATCACCAGGGTCGGGAGCTGTACGCGCTCAATGACCTTGGCGACCGTGTAGGTCTTGCCCGACCCCGTGATTCCGAGCAGAATCTGCTGCCTTCTCCCGGTGCCGACGCCGGACGTCAGGTCCTCGATGGCCTGCGGCTGATCGCCCGCCGGCTCGTATTCCGACACCACCTTGAACTCGCCCACGGCACGCCCTCCGGTGCGAAGCATGAAACCGATGTTCTATTATAGCACACGGAACCCGGGTGGTAAGGTGCCTGACTACCTTGCGCAGAACAGCAAAAGGACGCCCGTCAGGCGTCCTTTGGTGGTGGACCGGCGTTGCTTCGACCTCGCTACTGCTTGTTCAGACCAAGGCCACCGACCTCGAGGGAGATCCGGTGCCCATCCATCGAGTAACGCAGGCCGAGCTCGCGACCGCCCAGAGACCGCGCGAGCTCGAACTCGAGATCGCTGAACTCGGTGGTGTCGAACTCATAATGCGTGCCGATGATCCCGAGACGCCACTCCGGTTTGAGGTAGTAGTCGATCGCGCCGTAGCCGTAGGTGTCGCCGGAGGTGATGTCCCAGCTACCGCTCAGGGAGGCGTCCCACTTGACCCCGTGAGCCATGGCGAAGTCGAGACCGAGTTCGTGGCCAACGCCCGTGTTTGACGCGTCGCCGCTGTTGTAGGTCACACTGTAGTTGAGGCCCAGTCGCGTGGTGGCGCCGAAATCGCGGTTCAGGCGCAGCTCACCGCGAAGGCTGTTGGCCGAATACTCGTTCGTGTCCCAGTTGTAGACGTTGCTGATGGACGGCCGGATTCTCGTGTTACGGCCCAGACGCCACCCGTTCAGATCTACAGAACCGTACAGTTCGTTCTCCAGGACCCACTCGTGGTCCTCGCTGGCCCGCCGTCGCGTGCCGACCGATGAACCGAGGCGGAAGGAGGCTCCCCTTCCCAGGGGCCGCGGCTCCGTAAGGAAGTCCACCCCGAGGCTAAAGTCGTCGTCCGCGTCCTGCGGGTTGTCGTACTGACCGCGCAGGCTCAGTCGGTACTTCTGCGCATAGTGGTAGATGCTGGCATCGGCAAAAAGGCTCTGGTGGTCGGGCCAGGCGACATTGAAGAAACCGTCATCCTCACCGAAAAGCCGTCTCTCATCGCGCCACTCGATACCCCAGTCATCGCGCAGGATGCCGCCGACCTCAATGACGCCCTTGGCCTTGCCGGTATCGTACTCCTCGGAGAGTCCGACGCTCCACCCGTCCCTCGCG is a genomic window of Armatimonadia bacterium containing:
- the uvrC gene encoding excinuclease ABC subunit UvrC, translated to MPEPTETIQKKLPLVPDLPGAYLMRDAEGEIIYVGKARSLRKRLRQHFRENAAQYGWTEQLYANAVDFEYTVTDSELEAFILEANLIKEHRPKYNIRLTDDKSYPYLKLTDDLYPRLMVLRDLPRNAHLPGDQRRNPRFHDPKRHEVYRPDPGRIFGPYPDANSMWRILRLVPQLFGLRSCRRNLDGTLNGKPCLNFHIGRCLGPCRGREDVTPEAYDEAVRETTRFLEGRSGEIARDLEAQMKAAAANLEFERAAKLRDKLKAVHRATEEQVMVATENRDQDVIAAAIDGDRSLVVLFQVRGGRLVKQDQYVFGHVSGRTLSEVLDAFLVQQYSRATHVPAEVLLSEEVEDMDAWAELLTEARGANVRLHRPQRGEKRKLTELATKNAQVGLAAVAKSRAEQHRAIQQALGDLAEALGMEAPPRRIECYDISTTQGRDSTGSQVTFSDGLPDKRSYRRYRIRLQQGKPDDYAMMGEMLRRRLRNGLAGDPKFTPLPDLLMVDGGKGQLNVAVEVLEELGLGDLPVASLAKQEEEVFVPGRSEPVEMTDHQTARFLLQRLRDEAHRFAITHHRGLRDAQMTRSALDEVPGIGPARRTALLKRFTSVQEMARASVEELAAVPGMSRAAAEALLRHLTRVVEE
- the uvrB gene encoding excinuclease ABC subunit UvrB yields the protein MGEFKVVSEYEPAGDQPQAIEDLTSGVGTGRRQQILLGITGSGKTYTVAKVIERVQLPTLVIAHNKTLAGQLCSEFRDFFPNNAVEYFVSYYDYYQPEAYLPQTDTYIEKDSQINEEIDRLRHSATQAVMTRRDVVVVASVSCIFGLGSPDQYEEITLRLKRGDHLDRDAILKQLVSMQFTRNDLALERGTFRVRGDVVEVHAMDEDAITRIELFGDEIDRIVVLDPVTGELMEEKQALIVFPASHYVASRARIDAALVSIEEELEQRLESFHSQGRVLEAQRLEQRTRYDLEMIREIGYCNGIENYSRHFDGRQAGQPPYTLLDYFPSDYLMVVDESHQTIPQIRAMLQGDRSRKDSLVKFGFRLPSAYDNRPLTFDEWEQRINRVIYTSATPGPYELSHASGIAELIVRPTGLVDPPVEVRPTQGQVDDLIAEIRKRIALDQRILVTTLTKRMAEDLTDYLAEIGIRVHYLHSEVDTLDRHELLRDLRLGEYDVLVGINLLREGLDLPEVSLVAILDADREGFLRSETSLIQIMGRAARHLDGRVIMYADEMTRSMKAAIGESDRRRKKQVAYNEAHGITPQGVRKAVRDTLRATQEQTKRAVAAVAPDDLAGGLEKEDLTSIIVALETEMAEAAENLEFERAAQLRDEIRELKTLVEG